A region of Candidatus Dormiibacterota bacterium DNA encodes the following proteins:
- a CDS encoding ABC transporter ATP-binding protein, which produces MQRGAEIVVRGAGVTYPGAATPTLQDLTLTIAPGEFLVVVGPSGCGKSTLLRTINRLIPLGAGSIAIDGTDIASLDPVALRRSIGYAIQAVGLFPHMRVGANVAIVPELLGWSRERIAARVDALLTLVHLDPERYRDRFPRELSGGEAQRVGVARAIAGEPRVLLMDEPFGAVDAIVRSQLQDEMLLLVRELETTTLFVTHDVDEALLLADRIAVVNRGRIEQIGTPLEVLANPVSPFVERLFHANDAVVELREKAREQHHR; this is translated from the coding sequence CGCCGACTCTGCAAGATCTCACCTTAACGATTGCGCCCGGCGAGTTTCTCGTCGTTGTGGGCCCGTCGGGTTGCGGCAAGAGCACGCTGCTGCGAACGATCAATCGATTGATTCCGCTGGGCGCCGGGAGTATCGCGATCGACGGCACCGATATCGCATCGCTCGATCCGGTCGCGCTGCGTCGCAGTATCGGCTATGCGATTCAAGCGGTCGGGCTCTTTCCACACATGCGGGTCGGCGCCAACGTTGCGATCGTTCCCGAACTGCTGGGCTGGTCTCGAGAGCGCATCGCCGCGCGCGTCGACGCGCTTCTAACGCTCGTTCATCTCGATCCCGAACGCTATCGCGACCGCTTTCCACGCGAACTCTCCGGCGGAGAGGCGCAGCGCGTCGGGGTAGCTCGCGCCATTGCGGGCGAGCCGCGCGTCCTGCTCATGGACGAGCCGTTCGGCGCGGTAGACGCGATCGTCCGCTCGCAGCTCCAAGACGAAATGCTCCTTTTGGTGCGCGAACTCGAAACGACCACGCTGTTCGTAACGCACGATGTCGATGAGGCACTCCTGCTCGCCGATCGGATCGCCGTCGTCAATCGCGGACGCATCGAACAGATCGGCACGCCGCTCGAAGTGCTCGCCAACCCGGTCTCGCCGTTCGTGGAACGGCTTTTTCACGCCAACGACGCCGTCGTCGAACTGCGCGAAAAAGCGCGAGAACAGCACCACCGATGA
- the egtD gene encoding L-histidine N(alpha)-methyltransferase, with translation MGAQLTTISDRLQIVELPHAAAQTSFADDVRGGLGAPYKRLSAKYFYDDLGSVLFDAITRLPEYYLTRAETEILRESGWEIVRELDAPLEFLELGSGSAIKTRLLVEEALRVQGALRYDPIDISLEALRASAVALVDAYPNLRIRAYAGDYFAVLASPELRFETKVLAMLMGSNIGNYEPESARALLRLVAKALRPGDGLLLGVDLKKDRSTLELAYNDPTGVTAAFNRNMLGRINRELGGHFDLTAFTHEAVYDEERGCVDSFLRADRAQDVAIDALGMTFAFESGERVHTESSYKFDEGELAKLGAASGFRPRKRWCDSAQRFAIQLFEHE, from the coding sequence GTGGGCGCACAATTAACGACGATCTCCGACCGGCTCCAGATCGTCGAGTTGCCGCACGCAGCCGCGCAGACGAGTTTTGCCGACGACGTGCGCGGCGGTCTCGGCGCTCCGTACAAGCGCCTGTCGGCGAAGTATTTTTACGACGACCTGGGTTCGGTGCTGTTCGATGCGATCACGCGGCTCCCGGAGTATTATTTGACGCGAGCCGAGACCGAGATTCTTCGCGAATCCGGGTGGGAGATCGTGCGCGAGCTGGACGCTCCGCTGGAGTTTCTCGAACTCGGTAGCGGGAGCGCCATAAAGACCCGGTTGCTCGTTGAGGAAGCGCTGCGCGTGCAGGGGGCGCTGCGCTACGATCCGATCGATATCTCGCTCGAGGCGTTGCGCGCTTCGGCGGTGGCGTTGGTCGATGCGTATCCGAACCTGCGCATCCGCGCCTATGCCGGCGACTACTTCGCGGTACTCGCTTCGCCGGAGTTGCGGTTCGAGACCAAAGTGCTGGCGATGCTAATGGGATCGAACATCGGCAACTACGAGCCGGAGAGCGCCCGCGCGCTGTTGCGCCTCGTGGCCAAAGCGCTGCGGCCCGGGGACGGCTTACTGCTCGGCGTGGATTTGAAGAAAGATCGGAGCACGCTCGAGCTTGCGTACAACGATCCGACCGGCGTGACCGCGGCCTTCAATCGCAACATGCTGGGACGGATCAATCGCGAACTCGGCGGCCATTTCGATCTGACGGCATTTACGCACGAGGCCGTGTACGACGAAGAACGCGGGTGCGTCGACTCGTTCTTGCGCGCCGATCGCGCGCAGGACGTGGCGATCGATGCGCTCGGGATGACCTTTGCCTTCGAGTCCGGCGAACGCGTGCATACGGAGTCGTCGTATAAGTTCGATGAAGGGGAATTGGCGAAGTTGGGTGCGGCTAGCGGTTTCCGTCCTCGGAAACGGTGGTGCGACAGCGCCCAGCGCTTCGCGATCCAGCTGTTCGAGCACGAGTAG
- a CDS encoding IS110 family transposase — MPVDFLGVDISKADFHAHLLQAKGSTKRTFPNSVAGYGQLNRWLKNRKASDLHVCMEATGAYWLGLATHLHTRGVRVSVVNPASIKYFARSQMRRTKTDAVDAAIIAEFCKTQGPALWEPPAREILELRAILAYRNHLVSERTRVRHLVSTINEAHIVEQSTDTHVAMLDDLIKGVEEQLHALIDKTPVLSESVHLLEGIPGIAWRSAASIIAELPYEKLRNSKAAAAYAGLCPSDRQSGTSIHGRSRLSKMGNANLRRALYMPALSAMTTSTALARFATRLKLRGKRGKLVVAA; from the coding sequence GTGCCTGTAGACTTCCTTGGCGTCGACATTTCAAAGGCTGATTTTCACGCGCATCTATTGCAAGCGAAAGGGTCCACGAAGCGCACCTTCCCAAACAGCGTGGCCGGCTACGGACAGCTCAACCGTTGGCTTAAGAACCGAAAGGCTTCAGACTTGCATGTTTGCATGGAGGCCACTGGCGCGTACTGGTTGGGCCTTGCGACACATCTACATACACGGGGTGTGCGCGTTAGTGTTGTAAATCCAGCGTCTATTAAGTATTTTGCTCGCAGCCAGATGAGGCGAACAAAAACGGATGCGGTCGACGCAGCGATCATTGCTGAGTTCTGTAAAACGCAGGGACCCGCGCTGTGGGAGCCGCCTGCCAGGGAAATCCTTGAACTGCGGGCGATTCTCGCCTATCGAAATCACTTGGTGTCGGAACGAACGCGCGTCAGGCATCTCGTATCGACCATCAACGAAGCCCACATCGTTGAGCAAAGCACCGATACGCACGTAGCAATGCTTGATGATCTTATCAAAGGTGTTGAAGAGCAGCTCCATGCTCTTATCGACAAAACACCCGTCCTTTCCGAGTCCGTGCATCTGCTGGAAGGCATCCCGGGAATTGCCTGGCGTTCCGCGGCGTCTATTATCGCTGAACTTCCCTACGAGAAATTGCGCAACAGCAAGGCCGCCGCGGCATATGCTGGTCTCTGCCCAAGCGATCGGCAATCAGGAACGTCGATTCATGGAAGATCGCGGCTAAGCAAAATGGGCAACGCCAATCTACGCAGAGCGCTCTATATGCCAGCCCTCAGTGCCATGACTACCTCTACGGCGCTCGCTCGGTTTGCCACCAGACTAAAGCTTCGAGGAAAGCGAGGGAAGCTCGTCGTCGCTGCTC
- a CDS encoding ABC transporter permease subunit, translating into MSYLIAHPERVLSLTGAHAAMVAAALVVALAIALPLGILSSRNPRLRPLLLGGLGAIYTIPSLALLALLVQLFGLGIAPIFVALVAYGQFMLVRNIDAGLRGVDPAMRDAAMGLGLSPRMQLLRVELPLALPVMVGGLRITAIATIAIATLAGYVGGGGLGVLIFDGLALHNTAMIVAGSLSVCLLAILVDGSLRWCERAVRARLGG; encoded by the coding sequence ATGAGTTACCTCATCGCGCACCCCGAACGCGTGCTCTCGCTCACCGGCGCCCATGCGGCGATGGTGGCCGCGGCACTCGTCGTAGCGCTCGCAATCGCCTTGCCGCTCGGCATCCTCTCTTCGCGAAACCCGCGGCTGCGGCCGCTGCTGCTCGGCGGGCTGGGCGCGATCTATACGATCCCAAGCCTCGCGTTGCTGGCGCTCTTGGTGCAACTCTTCGGGTTGGGCATCGCGCCGATCTTCGTCGCGCTCGTCGCATACGGGCAGTTCATGCTCGTGCGCAATATCGACGCCGGCTTGCGTGGGGTCGATCCCGCCATGCGTGACGCCGCGATGGGGCTAGGCCTATCGCCGCGCATGCAACTCCTGCGCGTCGAACTTCCGCTCGCGTTGCCGGTGATGGTCGGCGGCCTGCGCATCACGGCGATCGCGACGATCGCAATCGCGACGTTAGCGGGTTACGTGGGCGGTGGCGGCCTAGGCGTGCTGATCTTCGATGGGCTTGCGTTGCACAACACCGCGATGATCGTGGCCGGAAGTCTATCGGTCTGCCTGCTCGCCATTCTCGTCGACGGCTCGCTACGATGGTGCGAACGCGCCGTCCGAGCCCGGCTCGGCGGGTAA